CCCGCCGCTCGGTCGGCAAGGTCGACAGGGAAGCCGTTCTCGCCAAGATCCCCGGCGATCCCGCGGTGAGGGGATTCCTGCCTCAGTTCCCGCTGGTGTTCCTGATCGGCTACATGATCGTCAAGAGTTACTATCCGCAGATCGACCCCGGCACGCCGCTGGTGTTCTGCATGGGCATCGTCATGGCGCTGCTGTGCAGCAAAAAGAAGATCAACTTCTGGAAGGTATCCGTCCAGTCCATGTCCGAGTCCGTCGAGGTCATGGCGCTCTTTGCCGCCGTCGGCATGATGATTCAGATCATGGGGCTGACCGGCGCCCGCGGCGCCACGGTGCTTGGCGCCCTCGGATTGAAGGGACCGCTGCTTTATCTGTCCATCGCGGTGGTCGCGCCCATCGTCGGCGGTCTGCTGATGCCCTTCGGCTGCGCCGGCGTGCTCGGCATCCCGCTGATCATGGCCTTCACGAACAAGAACGCGATCTGGGTCACCTCCGCCCTGACGCTGATCATGTGCGTGGGCGCGCTGCTGCCGCCGACTTCGGTTTCCGCGCAGTTTGCCGCCCGCGCCGTAGGGCTTGAGAATCAGGGCAAGATGCTCAAGAAATGCGTTCTCCCCGCCGTCCTGTCGTTGATCATCAGCGTTGTCGTCATGGTCTATGCCAACGAGATCGTGGTCTTCCTGCGCGGTCTGGGCATTCCCCTGAAGTAAGAGAGGAGTCTTCTCATTATGGCAATCCAGTACATTATCATGAAGTACGCCTATCTGGTCATGGTCGCCTTCTTCTCGGTGTTGTTCATCTATAACCTGTTCACCCAGAAAAGCCTTGCCAAGCAGATCGGCTGCGCCATCCTCCTTATTCCTTTCCTTCTGCGTCTGTTTCTGCTTCACTGATCGGTTCAAGAGGGAGAATGAAAAATGTCTGAAAACAATTCTGCGAACAAAGGCCGCGGCAATTTCCTCACCGGACTGATCCTCGCGGCCGCACTCGGCGCCGGGATCTTCACCGTCGGCAAGGAATTCCGCCATCAGTTCAACGTCGAGCCCATTTACAGAGGCCCCGGCGTCACCAGCGTGAAGATGCTGAGCGATTACAATCCTTTCCTGAAAGGGACCAACGGCGACTCCAAGGTCTACGTCCTCGACAGCGGCAAGCCCGGCGGAAATTTCATCATCATGGGCGGCACGCATCCCACCGAGCCCGGCGGACTGCTGGCGGCCATTCTCTTCGTCGAGAACGCCGTGGTCACCGAGGGCAAGGTCATGGTGGTGCCTCACTCCAACAACTCCGGCTTCAGCACCTGCGAGCCCGGGCTCGGCCATGTGCCCTATTTCCACATCGCCACGCCCAGCGGCAAGGTCCGTTATTTCCGCTACGGCAACCGCGGTTCCAACCCCGTCGACCAGTTCCCCGACCCCGACATGTACCTGCATTATCCCTCGGGGCAGAATCTGGCCGCCGACGAGATCCGCAACCTTGACCGCGCCCATCCCGGCAATCCTCACGGTCTGCTGACCCAGCAGGTCGCCTACGCTTTCAACCGCATGTGCTGGGACGAGGGCGCCGACATGATCATCGACCATCACGAAGCTCCGCCCGAAAAGCCTCTGGTCAACGCCATCTGCGTGCATCAGAAAGGCATCGACCTGACCTCGGAGATGGCGCTGATGCTCGAGGAACAGAACATCAGGATGCGCGTCGAAATCTCGCCCATCCCGCTGCACGGATTTTCGCACCGCGAGCTTGGCGACTACACGCCCGCCATCGCTTTCCTTTCGGAGACGCCCAACCCCAGCCAGGGTTCCGCCCGCGGCGTCACCTATGAAGAGCTGATCATCAACGGCAAGGACGAAGTGTACCGCCATCTGCTCGAGGACAAGCTGCTGAAGGTCGACTACAAGAGCGAGGGCGTCACTCTGAACGAGCGCACCGGCCGCAACGTGGCCACCGATCTGTCTCTGGCGGAGATCTACTCCGACCTGGGCGAAGACGCCCGCAACGAGTACGGCGGTTATCCCAAGGATCTCGGCGAACTGAAGCCCGGTGCGGCGCTGAAGATCGACGACGCCGAGGCGCAGCGGATGCTGGCGAAAGGCCCCGAAGGCGAGCGCAAGATCGTGATCACCAACATGCCTTCCTATGACGATATCATGCAGAACGGCATCGGCCGCTATCTGCGCGACGCCGACGCCACGGCCGAAGAAATCGAAGCCGCCAAGAAGGCTGCCGACTAGACGACGTTCGTCCTGAGAGAATCGAAGTCCCGGATCTGCGTCAGGTTCGGGACTTTTTGCAAGGCCGCGAATATGGGGAGGCGTTATGCCTTCCGAATGATATTATTTTCTCAATTAAAAAGCCGAACATAAGGGTGCTGCGGGGAAAATTCACAAAGCGAGCTGCGCAGCAGTCGAGGTAGTTCTGAGTGACTGAACTCCCTCGCAGCGCCCAGAAAACTATGTTTATACTTTCTATCAAGAATAGTATGACATGGCGGAACTCCGTCATGCCGGAGGTGTCTTTTCAAAAAGCCGCGCCGCGTTCCCCTTTTGTCAGGGGAGCGCGGCGCGATCTTTTGCCGTTCTGCGTGAAACGGTCTGCGGCGAAATCTGCCGTTGACGGCGTTTTTCGAGTTTTGGCGAATCGCTCTTTACAGCGCCGTTCCCGTTTTGGGGACGAAGAAGCGGCTCAGGTCGACGCCTTCGAGGCGCAGCAGGGTCTGTTTTCTGGCGAGGCCTCCGGCGTAGCCGGTCAGGCTGCCGCCGGCGCCGACGACGCGGTGACAGGGCACGATGACGGAGATGGGATTGTGAGCGACCGCGCCGCCGACGGCCCGCGCCGACATATGGCTGAGTCCCCGTTCCGAAGCGATCCGGCGGGTGATGTCGCCGTAAGTCCTGACGGTTCCGTAGGGGATGGCCACGAGCGCGTCCCACACGGCCAGTTGGAATTCGCTGCCGTGCAGGCTCAGCGGCGGAACGGGGCCGGGGTTCTGGCCCGCGAAATACGTGTCCAGCCACGCCGCCGTTTCGGCGAACACGGGCAGGTCGCCCTCGGCGTGCTGTCCCGCCAGCGTACGGGCGAAATGTTTCTGCCCCTCGAACCACAGCCCCGTCAGCGCCGCGCCGTCGGCGGCCATGAGCATTCTGCCGAGCGGCGAATCGTAATATTTTGTGTACGTCATTGTCCGGGCCTCCTCTCGCTTGAAGCGTAGCGCGCGAATCTTTTCGCGATTATTATACCGCCGAACGCGCGCGAAAAACATTGTCTTCGGCGGCGGAGCGGGAAATATCGCCCGCTTCCCGAGAAAAATTTGCCGGCGGCTTCAGCATGGGGATTTTCGTTGACACGCGGCGGCGGGAAATGCTATGATGACGCTGATGTTAGATTTATCTAACTACAATATCCAAGGAGGCTGAGCTATGTTGAAAAAAGGACTGACAGCGGCAATCGCCGCGCTGGCATTGGCGGCGTGCGGAGCGGGGAGCGCCGAGAGCGCGCCGGTTTTCGTGCTGATGAACGTTCCCTACGACGATTTTTACAGGGCGGAACTGACGAAGAACCCCGTGCCGGTGGATGCGGTCACCTCGGCGACCGTCGCCAAGGCGAGGAACGCGAAGCTGGTCGGAGGCACCTACCACACCGGCGACGACAAAGCGCTGGTCATCGAAGGCGTGACGTTCCCCGTCAAGACTGACGAGGCGGCGCTGAAGGGATTTGCTTGCGCCGCTTCGGCCGACGAATTGTTCGCCCTCGGCAGCTACGCCTGGACCGAACTGGCGCAGGTTCCCGCGTTCTTCAAGGAAATGAGCGTTGCCGGCGGCGCGCCCGCCTTCGGCAAGGTGCAGGGGCTGCCGGAAGTGGCCGTCGCGGACGTGAAGGGCAGCGTCAGGACCATGACCCGGCGCGGCGACTACCAGATGAAGCTGGACGGCTTCGACACCGACCCCGAGAAGGAAACGCTGTACGGCGTGATCGTCCGCACGGCGCAGAGCGACTACGGCATGCGCCGCCTGGAGAACATCTGGCGCGGCGGCCGCGAGCTGGGCTGGAACGTGGGCCACACCAAATTCATCAAGGACGTCAATCCCACCTTCCCCGCGCACTACAAGACCCTGACCGGCACGACGATCACCGGCCTGACCTACATCACCGACAAGGCCGTCTACAATGTGGACGCGCAGGTTTATCTGCCCGTCCTCACCGGCTGCCGTCTGAAGGCGGAGAACGCCGCGCTCGCGGCCGGCGGCACGGCGTTTGCGATCGAAGGCGAGCTGCCCAGGGACTACGTTCCCGTGTACGACGCCGGCGCGCTTGACGGCGGCGCGGCCGCAGACGGCCGCATCGTTTGGTCCGCGCAGAACAAGCCCGGCGAATACGAGATGAAAATCACGGACGAAAAGGGCGTGTACGAGACGCTGACCGCGATTTTCGTGCTCTCGACCGACGCGCTGCCCGCCGCTTGGGACGCGGAAGGCGGACGCCTCGTCCCCGTCGGCGGAGAAGACGATTTCAAGAACTATCTGCGCTGCGTCCGCGAGCTGACGATCGACGGCACAGCGGTCAATCCGAAGAAAGCGAAGGTCATCGACGGCGAAGGCCGCCTCGACCTTTCCGCGCCGCTCTTCAAGGAGCGCAGCGCCGTGACCGTCCGCGCCGCCGGTTATCCCGACCTGAGCTTCGAAGCCGCGCGCCGCTAGCCGACTGTCCGCGCCCGGCGCGGCATGAAAAAGCCTCCGGAAGTTCCGCAGGAACGCGGGATTTTCCGGAGGCTTCTTGAATTAATTTATCATGAGCTGTTTATCGATGCGTGGGGATGGGAACGAAGGCCAGCACGGAGGCACAGAAAAAAAACGGAAAAACACGATACGCGCGATCGGTGAACCGGGCTGGCCGATCCCGCTTTTATCAGCGTGATGACGCGGCGTTTGCCGCGTCTCTCCGTGGCCTGGCGTCTCCGCGGCATTTTTTGTCCCGCCGCCGTTCTCACCCCAGCATCACGTCCAGCGCCATCATGACGCTGAATCCCAGAGCGAACGAGAGCGTGCCGCAGTCGGAGTGGGGGCCCTGCGACATCTCCGGGATCAGTTCTTCGACGACGACATAGAGCATGGCGCCGGCGGCGAAACTGAGCAGATAGGGCATGGCCGGTACGACAAGGCCGATGGCCAGCAGCGTGCCGGCCGCGCCCAGCGGCTCGACGGCGCCGGAGAGCACGCCGCCCGTGAACGCTTTCCATTTGTTCTGCCCTTCGGCGTGGAGCGGCATGGAGATGATCGCGCCTTCCGGAAAGTTCTGGATGGCGATGCCGACAGCCAGCGCCAGCGCGCTCATCGGCGTGATGTTCGCCGTGCCCGACAACAGGCCGGCGTAGACCACGCCGACGGCCATGCCCTCGGGCACGTTGTGGATCGTCACCGCCAGAACCATCATCGTCGTGCGTGCCAGACGGCTGCGCGGCCCCTCCGCCTCCTCACTGAACTGGTGCAGGTGCGGAATGGCGTGGTCGAGCAGCAGCAGAAACAGGATCCCCAGCCAGAAGCCGGCGACCGACGGCACGACGGCGCCCCGGCCGTAGTCCGCCGCCAGATCGATGGCCGGGATCAGCAGGCTCCACACGGAAGCGGCCACCATCACGCCGGCAGCGAAGCCGGTAAGGCTCTTCTGCACGTTTTCCCTCAGGTTGCCCTTCATGAAGAAGACGCAGGCCGCGCCCAGGCTCGTGCCCAGAAACGGGATCAAAAGCCCCGCGGTCACGTGAACAGCGTTTGTCACGATGATTTCACTCCCGTCATTTTCTTCCCGTCAGCAGCGCCGAGCCCGTGAGCATCAGACGTCGGGCCTCCGCCGGGCTCATGAACATGCCTGTGGTCGTGTCGAGCAGCTGAACTTCTTCATACCCCCGCCGCTTCAGTTCGCGGACGAACTCCCGCATGTCGCCGTAGCGCGACGGCGTCATCAGGTCGTGGATGGCGAAGACGCCGCCCTTCTTCAGCACGCGCAGCGTTTCCAGAAGCAGTTCCCGTTTGTCGGCGCCGCGCACGTTGTGATACACGTAGTTGCTGGTCACGGCGTCGAAACTTTCGTCGGGAAAGTCCAGCTTCAGCGCGTCGCCGCGGGCGAAGCCGACGTTGCTCGTGCCCTCGGCCGCCGCGTTGCGCTCGCAAAGCGGCTTGTTGTACGAGGCGTACTCGCGTCCCCAGCGGTCGATGCCCAGCATGGAACCCTGCGGATTGCGCTTGGCGCAGGCGATCGTCAGCGCGCCGCTGCCGCAGCCCACGTCCAGTCCGCGGCCTCCCGGCGGCAGTTCGACGTACCGCGCCGTGCCCTCCACGATCTGGCGCGCCAGCTGCCGTTTGCCATTATAGGAAAAGGCGCGGTACATGACGATGAACTGCGCCGCGAGAAGGCCGCAGAGCGCGCAGATCGTCCCGGCGGCGACG
This sequence is a window from Pyramidobacter sp. YE332. Protein-coding genes within it:
- a CDS encoding TRAP transporter large permease subunit; its protein translation is MTNSLIVLGVMLAILVAGSFMRKIPVAVLLVVASIAGAVVGGMTDPLLKRDYFTSIASVFVGNSETVPSLLRHFMEGSMLFLNLMLTVAAGMLFMSILKENGALNLLTREIVSGFHKSPTLLLVLIMILIMLPAMLTGSAPASVLSTGVLVLPILLEIGVSRDDAAAIIALGSLFGMVAPPVNVPAMLIGTGVYMPYEGFAIPLLILTLPLAVFSVLYIARRSVGKVDREAVLAKIPGDPAVRGFLPQFPLVFLIGYMIVKSYYPQIDPGTPLVFCMGIVMALLCSKKKINFWKVSVQSMSESVEVMALFAAVGMMIQIMGLTGARGATVLGALGLKGPLLYLSIAVVAPIVGGLLMPFGCAGVLGIPLIMAFTNKNAIWVTSALTLIMCVGALLPPTSVSAQFAARAVGLENQGKMLKKCVLPAVLSLIISVVVMVYANEIVVFLRGLGIPLK
- a CDS encoding methylated-DNA--[protein]-cysteine S-methyltransferase; this encodes MTYTKYYDSPLGRMLMAADGAALTGLWFEGQKHFARTLAGQHAEGDLPVFAETAAWLDTYFAGQNPGPVPPLSLHGSEFQLAVWDALVAIPYGTVRTYGDITRRIASERGLSHMSARAVGGAVAHNPISVIVPCHRVVGAGGSLTGYAGGLARKQTLLRLEGVDLSRFFVPKTGTAL
- a CDS encoding hemoblobin-interacting domain-containing protein; amino-acid sequence: MLKKGLTAAIAALALAACGAGSAESAPVFVLMNVPYDDFYRAELTKNPVPVDAVTSATVAKARNAKLVGGTYHTGDDKALVIEGVTFPVKTDEAALKGFACAASADELFALGSYAWTELAQVPAFFKEMSVAGGAPAFGKVQGLPEVAVADVKGSVRTMTRRGDYQMKLDGFDTDPEKETLYGVIVRTAQSDYGMRRLENIWRGGRELGWNVGHTKFIKDVNPTFPAHYKTLTGTTITGLTYITDKAVYNVDAQVYLPVLTGCRLKAENAALAAGGTAFAIEGELPRDYVPVYDAGALDGGAAADGRIVWSAQNKPGEYEMKITDEKGVYETLTAIFVLSTDALPAAWDAEGGRLVPVGGEDDFKNYLRCVRELTIDGTAVNPKKAKVIDGEGRLDLSAPLFKERSAVTVRAAGYPDLSFEAARR
- a CDS encoding ZIP family metal transporter, which encodes MTNAVHVTAGLLIPFLGTSLGAACVFFMKGNLRENVQKSLTGFAAGVMVAASVWSLLIPAIDLAADYGRGAVVPSVAGFWLGILFLLLLDHAIPHLHQFSEEAEGPRSRLARTTMMVLAVTIHNVPEGMAVGVVYAGLLSGTANITPMSALALAVGIAIQNFPEGAIISMPLHAEGQNKWKAFTGGVLSGAVEPLGAAGTLLAIGLVVPAMPYLLSFAAGAMLYVVVEELIPEMSQGPHSDCGTLSFALGFSVMMALDVMLG
- a CDS encoding class I SAM-dependent methyltransferase; protein product: MKADYKNWVPKGLIAALLAASATGGLCFAAFGAAGWGVGRTARIAWTVAAGTICALCGLLAAQFIVMYRAFSYNGKRQLARQIVEGTARYVELPPGGRGLDVGCGSGALTIACAKRNPQGSMLGIDRWGREYASYNKPLCERNAAAEGTSNVGFARGDALKLDFPDESFDAVTSNYVYHNVRGADKRELLLETLRVLKKGGVFAIHDLMTPSRYGDMREFVRELKRRGYEEVQLLDTTTGMFMSPAEARRLMLTGSALLTGRK